From the Hordeum vulgare subsp. vulgare chromosome 1H, MorexV3_pseudomolecules_assembly, whole genome shotgun sequence genome, the window gatattggtcaCTTCTTCCAAACACTAAAGGGACTAAGACAAGGTGATCCTATGTCTCCCATTCTCTTCAGTATCGTTGCGGATATGTTGGCTCTGTTGATCAAGAGAGCTAACGAAAAAGACCTTGCATCTGGATTAGTACCTCATCTGGTGGATGGGGGAGTCTCAATtctacaatatgctgatgatacgatTCTCTTTATGGAGCACGATTTACTCAAAGCCAAAAACCTTAAACTCATCTTGTGCCTTTTTGAGCAGTTATCTGGGTTGAAGATTAACTTTAATAAAAGTGAGTTGTTTTGTTTTGGTGAAGCCAAAAAGCAACAACACATATACAACCAGTTGTTCGGATGTGTGGCAGGGGAATTTCCTTTTACGTACTTAGGAATCCCCATTCACCATCGTAAACTATCTAATGCGGAGTGGAAATGTATTGAGGAACGATTTGAAAAGAAACTTACTACTTGGAAAGGCAAGCTTCTTTCTTACGGAGGCAGATTAGTCTTGGTGAATTCGGTATTAACAAGTATGCCTATGTTCCTCCTATGTTTTTTTGAAATACCTGTTGGGGTACGGAAAAGATTGGATTTCTACCGCTCTCGctttttctggcagagtgatgaggtTAAGACTAAATATAGATTGGCGAAATGGGATATTATTTGCCGTCCTAAAGACCAAGGAGGATTAGGTATTGAAAATTTGGAAACTAAAAATAGATGTCTGCTCAGCAAGTGGCTGTATAGATTGTCAATGGAAACCGATGGAATGTGGGTGCAAATTCTTTCAAACAAGTACCTGCACTCCAAATCTTTATCGCAGGTAGAACCGAGACCTTTTGACTCGCCATTCTGGAAGGGTCTAATGCGGGTAAAAAGCTCATTCTACCACAGATCGAGGTTCATCATTGGAAATGGGGAATTGACTAGATTCTGGGAAGACACCTGGTTAGGAGAATCGCCTCTCGCTGTTCAATACCCGCTGCTGTACCATATCGCCCAACGTCGACAAGTGACAGTTGCGGCTGTATTGCGGGAGATTCCCCTTAATATTCAATTCCGCAGATCTTTAGTTGGGGATAGATGGGTTTCCTGGTTGCATCTAGTTAGAAGGTTAATGGAGGTTAATCTTTCTGATAGGTGTGATCGTATCTCCTGGAGATTAACACCAAATGGGCTGTTTACGGTTAAATCCATGTATTCTGATCTCATTGATTCAGTACCAATTCCAAAATCAATACATATTTGGAAGGTTAGGGTTCCTCTTAGAATTAAAGTTTtcttgtggtttgttcacaagggaGTTATTTTAACTAAGGATAATTTGGCCAAACGAAATTGGAAAGGAAGTTCCAGATGTTCTTTCTGTCCAAGCCTAGAAAGTATTCACCACCTCTTCCTTGACTGTCCTTTGGCTAAACTTGTTTGGCGATCAATTCACATTGCTTTTAACATCGCTCCTCCTGTTGACTTGAACTCGTTATTTGGAACGTGGTTACAGGGAATTGATGTTCAATTGGCTAAATCTATTCGTGTCGGAGCATGTGCTCTTCTTTGGGCTTTATGGAGTAgcagaaatgatttggtttttaacAGAACTCGTGATATCCAATTCTTGCAGGTTATCTACCGAATTACCGCACTGATCCGCACATGGTCGTTACTAACTCctgtggcagccagggagcttatggttactgggtgtgcccgctgggagatggtagcacaggttatcttcaaccggtttggatggcggcatATTAATAGGATAGATGTTTAGTCATCTTGATCTTTTAGCCACTCCAGGCTGCAGCGCGATGTTCACCATgtatctttttttcctttttatatacTCTGTACTTTCTGAATACTCAGTTTGATTAATATATGGCTGTATGCATTACTCGATGGAGAGGCCGGGGCAaggcctccttttcgaaaaataTGTAATCCTCATGAGGTAAAGGTGCATGCTGTTAAGTATTAATTATCTCTGATAAATCAGGGATAATACCTGTTTTTCCTTTAATCATTGAGGGCTACTACAGGGATCTTGCCATacatgtgctcttttgtgtgtaacccaGTAATTAGACCAATTTCGGACATACTATAGGTGGTCAATGTAGTTCGACTGTAAGTGTGAAATACGTAAAGATCCACATTAGGGGAGAAATATTCTTCATATTAAAAAATAACTACACCAACCAAACTTCTTTATTTTTGATACACACCAATAAGACATGATCCCAATCACAATACCAAACATACATCTTAAAACAACAACGGTCGGACATGGATCTTTGGATTGATGGAATACCACCGGCTAGAAATCCACGGATTATTCGAAAAGCAAAAAATTGACAAGATCATTGCCAAGCTCATTTCACAGCTACCCATCGTGGTCGTCCACGTAGTTTCCAAACGTGTTACTGGATGGTAGGGCCAGCTATAGTACCCTGGAAAAAGAAAAGGAATCACCGGTAATATCAGCATTGCTACATTTAATTAGAATCTAGGCGTTAAGGGTACTAAAATGAAGCTTATCAAGAAATAATAACAATTCATAATTTTTATCTGGATGGCTCAAACTAGATTTCTTAGTGAACTAGAATACTAGATAGTTGTGCAATTTAAATGCCCTTTTGTTACATGACCCGAGCTAAGTTGGTATAAGGATATCATGTTGAGCTAGATAGATACACTAGAAACAACAAAGCAAATACATGCAAATTAATTGGCTAATTAAACTTGTCTACTTACAGCTGGTTTGACGTAGAATGCATGAATATTGAGCTCTTTAATACTTTGACCCGGAGGGGGGTTGGCGAGTGCTCTATACTTGATGGTCCCACGTGCCATAGCAAACTCTCCAGTCCCACCAATAATGGCCATCTCGCCTTCTTGAGCTCTGTTCATCCCCATTACTTCAAATGATGATCCACGGCGCCTGATATAGTTTTGAAGAGTAACACATCACTTATCATATAACACTGGACAAtctttagtactccctccgtaaactatactaaaagcatttagaacactactttagcaatctaaacgctcttatatttctttacggaggggtATATGAGATGCAGGTAACTGAGAAAACTAAAACTTCTAGTCCAAGAGTATAAATTTGTACCTGGCGTCCTCGAACACCATGCTGAAGTAGTTGAACCAGCCTGGACCGCCTACATCAGCCTGCACATGCATGCCTTTGGTACGGGCAACAATGGTGGCAGTACCAGGGTTTGGTCCATCAATGACAGTCCAGTCGTTAACAGCGGTCGTACCAAACCTGGCTGGTTGGCTGGAGGCAACAATTGCAACCTGGTTTGTGCCGGATCCAGCGGCGATTTGGTGCAAGTACAAGCGCAAGTTTATCTCAGACTCACAAGGAATAACGCAAGACAGGGATGGAGTGGCCATGGATAGAACGAAATGCAGGACCAAAATGATGGACAGGACACGGCTAGAACTGGCCATGGCTAGGATTTTGGCTCCCACAAAGATGGTAGGAGGTGTCTACGATGAATTGACTCTTTCCTTTGTTGTTGGCTGTGTGAGAGATACTCAAGTCTAGGGGTTCTATTTATAGTGCATTAGTGCTCGAGGACTAGCAAGTTGGTTCCATATCCTTCAGGACCAGCTAGCAAATGTGTACGCTTTTTTTCATTTGGCTGGCCTTTCGATTTTGGATAGGCTACGCTTGTGAGGCGGAACAATATCGTGCACATTTATCAGCCTGAAGACATAAGAAAGGTCATGCGTCGTCTTCTATTTCTTTGTCTTGCCAAGACAGGCTTTCCAGGAAATATGCTatcgagtttttttttttttgtttttttggaaatatgccatgcCTTGAAGACAAACTATATAGACGAACAAGACCAAGATTTTGtttgtcattctcttcttccaatATGATCAGTCCCGTCAGTCTTTGAAGGAGACACATTACCGAACCATGAAGTGCTATTTTGGATATCATATAGCTAGGCATATTATCCTCAACAACCTGCAAACCCTTCTTCATTATATTATCTGAAAAAAATAGATAAAACACATGCCATGAAGAACAATTTCAGGCCACTGAATACGAAAGGGGCCATGGTGTCCATTATTGGAGtataatatatccaaccatttttAAGAAGGAACCTAACGAGTAAAGACCCACAATTTTTCAGTACTTGCATTGGTACATAGTAGATTCAGTCTGATCATTTTCCTTTGATTTTATATTGGTCTATATGTTCATCACTGACCCATGTACTGTCCATTCGTTGACCCTTGTTTCCCTGCTGATATGTGGCTGTATCCATTAGCAAGTATATGTGTGACCTTTTATTTATTGTTATTTCCCAATCGGCCATTCTGAAAGGATATGATATAAATCTTTAATTGTGATGCAGTTTTGTACGCATGCTGC encodes:
- the LOC123395479 gene encoding dirigent protein 4-like, which codes for MASSSRVLSIILVLHFVLSMATPSLSCVIPCESEINLRLYLHQIAAGSGTNQVAIVASSQPARFGTTAVNDWTVIDGPNPGTATIVARTKGMHVQADVGGPGWFNYFSMVFEDARRRGSSFEVMGMNRAQEGEMAIIGGTGEFAMARGTIKYRALANPPPGQSIKELNIHAFYVKPAGTIAGPTIQ